The proteins below come from a single Corylus avellana chromosome ca3, CavTom2PMs-1.0 genomic window:
- the LOC132175834 gene encoding uncharacterized protein LOC132175834, whose amino-acid sequence MEGYVRYPKIEFEDYQPKFLSQRVSKEVEECREKGDLISTDDFEQEEKTQLGNCGNEMPHGTRGVNDVQIVSSADHRKQGKIFYYDTPLSEETGIWIPVSVPPMSESEHEEWSRGSCENGGYIPDEDMGWNQFGGANTELTMWDVVTEMLFAARGKVSAIASGGVHGCKISSPSERILEQAWKEMAQTLTEANFGNIKEILEAGPPKWLADSAASACMLCNVRFHPIICSRHHCRFCGGIFCNRCSKGRCLLPPKFRTENPERVCDVCFVRLESVQSYLIDQTSRAAQLPTHDLTDLSTLRSWLNFPWGQSMENEIYKATNTILGYNKVGTLKPEKSIPDAILKHARGLAILTSAKVGVMVTYNIGTGLVVARREDGSWSPPSAISSFGVGWGAQAGGELADLIIVLRTKSAVETFSGNMHFSVGAGLSAAAGTVGRAAEADVRAGDGGYAACYTYSCSKGAFIGCSLEGSIVTTRSQENSRFYGNPSISAEDILLGSLPTPPAAASLYQALSNLFEKLES is encoded by the exons ATGGAGGGTTACGTCCGATACCCTAAGATTGAGTTCGAAGACTACCAACCTAAATTCCTTTCTCAGCGG GTTTCTAAGGAAGTGGAGGAATGCAGAGAAAAGGGTGATTTGATATCAACTGATGATTTTGAACAAGAAGAAAAGACGCAGCTGGGAAATTGTGGAAATGAAATGCCTCATGGGACCAGGGGTGTAAATGATGTGCAAATTGTCTCAAGTGCTGACCATAGGAAACAGGGTAAAATTTTTTACTATGATACACCACTTTCTGAAGAAACTGGGATTTGGATACCTGTCTCTGTTCCACCTATGTCTGAGAGTGAGCATGAAGAATGGAGTAGAGGTTCATGTGAGAATGGGGGATATATCCCTGATGAGGACATGGGTTGGAATCAGTTTGGTGGAGCAAATACGGAGCTGACCATGTGGGATGTGGTTACTGAGATGTTATTTGCAGCTCGAGGGAAAGTGTCCGCTATTGCTTCTGGTGGTGTCCATGGATGTAAGATTTCTAGTCCATCAGAGCGTATTCTTGAGCAAGCTTGGAAAGAGATGGCTCAGACCCTTACAGAGGCCAATTTTGGTAACATAAAGGAAATTCTTGAAGCAGGGCCTCCAAAGTGGTTGGCTGACAGTGCTGCCTCTGCTTGTATGCTATGCAATGTGCGGTTTCATCCTATCATATGCTCTAGGCATCACTGTCGTTTTTGTGGAGGGATATTCTGTAACAGGTGCTCTAAAGGGAGGTGTTTGTTGCCCCCAAAGTTCCGTACTGAGAACCCTGAACGAGTCTGCGATGTATGCTTCGTGCGGCTTGAGTCTGTCCAATCATACTTGATTGATCAAACAAGTCGTGCTGCTCAGTTGCCAACCCATGATTTGACAGACCTAAGTACATTGAGATCATGGCTTAATTTTCCATGGGGCCAGTCCATGGAAAATGAGATTTATAAGGCTACAAACACCATTCTGGGTTATAACAAG GTTGGCACTCTGAAGCCTGAAAAGTCCATACCAGATGCTATTTTGAAACATGCAAGAGGCCTAGCTATCCTTACTAGTGCAAAGGTTGGTGTGATGGTGACATACAACATTGGAACAGGGCTAGTTGTTGCTCGAAGGGAAGATGGATCTTGGTCTCCACCATCTGCCATTTCTTCCTTTGGCGTTGGATGGGGAGCTCAG GCTGGAGGAGAATTGGCAGATTTAATAATTGTATTGAGAACCAAAAGTGCCGTCGAAACATTCAGTGGAAATATGCATTTCTCAGTTGGAGCTGGTCTGAGTGCAGCTGCTGGCACCGTTGGACGGGCTGCTGAAGCTGATGTGCGTGCTGGTGATGGTGGTTATGCTGCTTGCTATACATACAGCTGCAGTAAAG GTGCATTTATTGGGTGCTCACTTGAAGGTAGCATAGTCACAACCCGATCCCAAGAAAACTCCAGATTTTATGGTAACCCATCCATCAGTGCAGAAGATATTCTTCTTGGGTCTTTGCCTACACCTCCTGCTGCTGCTAGTCTTTATCAGGCTCTTTCCAATCTATTTGAGAAGCTTGAGAGCTAA